The genomic segment TGCCCGCCAAGGCAAAGCGGCGGTGCTCGAAGTCTGCCGGCAGATCGCCGACAGCGTGCGGATCTATCGCTATCACCGCGAGTCGGTGATGCTCGGCATCGACTCCGCCGCCTCGATGGTCCGCTACTCGTTGACCGCCGCCGGCACGAACCGGCCGATCAGCGTGCGGATGGCGCTGTTCACCCAGTTTCAGAACGGCCGGCTGACCAATCTGCGCATGGTGCTCGACACCTTCGACCTGGTCGAACAGGCGCTCGGCCGCCCGATCCACCTGCCGAAAATCGCCTGAGACAATCGTCTGAGTTGTAGCGCAGCCGGCTTCTCCCCCGAGGCTGGCGGCCGCGTCGTTAATGGGACGTTGAGGATTGTCGCCGAAACACCGAGACGGCGCCGCAGAACGGCCGCGATGCGGTCAAATTGCGCTGGAGTCATGCGGCGGCAGATTACGTGCGGGCGATCCCCGCGCGGCGTGACGCTCACACAGGGGACCAACCGAATGAACGCCATTCCTTCCGAGAAGATCGAGACCACCGAGACC from the Rhodopseudomonas palustris genome contains:
- a CDS encoding nuclear transport factor 2 family protein — its product is MTEHSLWRFSRALHRALNDRQTEDLATIIDDNIDWAIYGPIDMFPFFGARQGKAAVLEVCRQIADSVRIYRYHRESVMLGIDSAASMVRYSLTAAGTNRPISVRMALFTQFQNGRLTNLRMVLDTFDLVEQALGRPIHLPKIA